The Maniola hyperantus chromosome 6, iAphHyp1.2, whole genome shotgun sequence sequence CGCGAGATAGCGGCTCTGCTCTTTGGACCACAGCCCCTCCACAGTGACTTCTATGTGTTGATTCTATTAAGGATGAATATGGAAACtccctttattattattaaaggtaTCTTGTAATTGAGTGTTTGATGTTTGCTCAattaacaaaacaacaaaatatcgTAATAAATACAGCATAATTCATAGAGCCTTTTGAAGAAGTTtcccagaagacatattggagatgtctctcaacaagttcaaagttttcataaaatgtaACTTAATGAAAAATCTTATTAAACtgtaaagatttatttaaatgataagaaagcttgggaataagTGGCCTAACAGCTTTGataaagtttaagtgattttgggACATGGTGATAATGAAaggaatacccggctgagtttgttgtgggctctactcagacctgggtgcgtttggaactctTGTAGCGTAGCTTTAagattatgtaattaattaatcaccATACATCATTTAAATCTTACAAATTCCACTGTTAACAATCAAAAAACGTACAATGCAATAGTACCCAATTTGATTTGAAGTGTTTGTGGTTAAACTCAATTGAACAAGCAAATTATACCTGAATGGTTTCAAGCCATTGTGGATAAACATGTGGGCTTTCAATTGGTGCTTTTTCTTGAAATATATTCTGCAAAGAGCACAACAGAATGGCTTATTGTTATCAATATGGCTGACTTTTATGTGCCTCTTTAGGTTTTGTCGGTTCACATACTTCTTCATACATTTTGGAcagctaaaaaaataaaaagtgtagtagtttataaatgtttaaaaattccTTTATAAATGTTGAGTAGCACAGTACGTGGCcagcctttaaaatgacattttggctttgtagagcgttgtctctgtcactcatacctatatgacgttttgtcggtctcaacgacagagatagtgctctacaaatttgctatctcctaaaagtctatgtacattactttcggcagtGTACGGTAATGCATTTACTAGCACATACCAGTATAGTACATTCACTTCAGCAGCTTCTTTGTGTGCAGTTTTGATATGACGGTCCAAGTGACTTTTGCTTGTGTATGCTTTTTCACAATTTGGTTCTTCACATACAAAAGGCTTCTGGAAATAAGAcgttaagatttaaaaaaaaattgcatgatGACTGTCAAATTTCTTTTAAAAGAGGGTATGCAATAATGATGATCATGGTGGTAGTAAGAATTTATAAGAAATAATATAGAGGGTATATGGTGAATATCAACATGTCTTACTTCAAATTTTTCATGGTTTGACTTTATACAGTTTCATACACCACAGGTTCACAAATCAAGACAGTTTTTTAGCTtgaacaaaaatttgaaaaagcaTATACCCTTACCTACACTAGTGAGGTTTCAGTTATACTAGCAGGCATATGCTATCACTACTTTGTGGAGCTGAAGGAAACAAGTTGTTGAAATTGAGATAGTACCAGTTGCCAGTTCACTGTCTATTctctatatatacctacttaatttgtttattataatacaatTTTTCTGAAAATTGCGATTTTTTCAGAGCCCTATGGTATAATTGATTATGTTTGTAAATAGACAATAGTCAAATAGCTCTTAtgagtttaaatttttaacataaacattaattattatgtttgcTTAAAACAAtgctttaggtaggtagttttacaAGTTACATAAGGGAGACCCCATTACGGTACATTGACTGCTAGGTCGGTACTTGGTAGTTTAGTACTTACCACATTAACGTGGGCCAATCGATGTTGCGCTAGTCTGTACGGCCTATCAAACACTGAAGTACAACCTTCGAATGGACaagcatatatttttttattgggtTCAACAAGTTGAGCTTCAATAACTTCCATTTTTAGTGAAGTTTAGGTCGACATCAAATTCAAACAATCTCCACTGAGAATCTCCAACTATGCTATTCAGGACTTATTGCGCGGAGATACGGTGtcactacaataataatatacagaaACGTAACATTCAATCCTAgctaattaatgtaaatgtagaATTTACagagttaattttttaaattatttatttgttaaataatgtaggtaaatcGCCACCACTTTTTGTGTCACAGATTATAGGGATATGCATGATAAGCATGTGTTTGTTTGATTTGTCATTAGATTTACTCTGTGTTTGATGCAGGTTAGTATCTTCGGAAGTTCggagcacagagtacattattttgtatatGGTTCGGAGTCTTCGGAGTAGGATTATATTTTAGCTCAGAACaaagaagtagccctattgtaacacttactgttagagcgagatagctaaatgcattaagctcttattagaacgtgacaaaatgattatgttttgtccttatcaccgtggccacttttttgtttgccaaaatgtactttacgtgagtatttggcaaacaacgtgaagtgtagaaggaatgacatttcacaagcaagaaaatctgcttgagcgagagggactgagggggccacgcatagctagggcgtgaaggaaggacaaatacactttcgcatttataaacaaaaaatattcgaagAGATTTACTGTTTTTTCATGAAAGTGTTCcgtcatctgaacatagagaattaatttagctgtaataTCGATATCCTTATAAAATTCGGTGTCCCAACCGTAGATGGGTGCACACAGTGACAAGATGACGCACGCACACATAAATGAATTGACACACATTTGGAGCTTAGTATCCATccaggtaatcattcatctaaggggccacgctagttgcaaatctgacaTATATCTGTGTCTGTGATGGTGATGTTTGTGATTGTGAttttattggtctgtggtgaCAAATGGTTGGCAGGCCCTGTCAACTGAGGGCCATAAAAGATGCATCAGTCCATTTCtttcgcactttctattcctctttcgaaatccacaggactatctcgctccactcacacagtattaaaggcacatgtacatacagcacacctatgatattttttgctcaaatcttattggtcggtgattagatccaatcggctttcattacatagaatttcgaaataaaaacatgtcggttttgagagattttataacctaacctaaaaaactCAAATTTTCTAGTCTTTAATCCATTGCGAGAGTTTAAACGTTATTGGTCCGTGGTTTAAACCTTGAAGTGTGCTGCAGTTATAACAGgatattcattttatatttctattttcagttttttatgtttttgttttaattgagagATATAGTGATGTGCTCTTTAAACTTGCCTGCCTAatttaggcttagtaataattgttagtgtttctaaatacctagtatcctttttatctgatatgaggcagtgtagtgtacctaagtgtaaaagCACCCTACATTTACACGCCGTACCTTTTACCGACACAACTAGATGGAAAGCATGGTTGATTAACTGTACATATTTGCGTAAGTACTCCCTTAGGCAATTAAAAAATGTCAGGATTTGCGAATCCCATTTCTTACCTCGGTATATCGTAAATAATAGATTGACAAAAGATTCAATTCCCACGCTGAATTTGCATATTACACAGTCTTCTAAAAACCCTGGtatagtacattttaaaattgacaaattgCTAGAGATATCCCCTTTACAGACTGGTAAACCCCTCGATGTTAACATAGTCGATATCCCATCGACttcacaaacagacaaacaaagtagGAATGAGCAAGCTTCTGTTATTTCAAGTCCTATAGATTTAGTAAATCCCTTGCCAAATATCCCGATTCCTGACAAACAGAAGTCACCAGATTTAAATCAGCACTCTATTTTAGAGCCAACAACTTCTATTACTCATTACTCTCAACCACTGAGTCTtaaatatatcatatatatgatgtcccacatttactcaaatgtttccacaataattttcagaagaaggacttgctcatcgggagtcagtgggactacatcgagaagctgtttgctgttgatggtgtggcaggtgttggatggtctaccaaattaacagacaagcatgtgaaaccaaattgatatgacaagttgaaggcaagtaactgaacatttgttttgtaacaatagctttgtgataatgtccttgccatggaaaaaatccaataaaactatGGTGCGCAGACCTGAGTTATTGGTACTAAAACTTCTTGTTTTCATGGTGTCTATGTTATCACGTTTTTGAAAGCACTGTCTCTGAAACTATGGGTTGTAGACCCTGTTGTTGGTCAATTTTAAGTTTCAGCTTACAAAAATCTCTTCACGTGATCACATAGACACCATAAAAACAAGAAGTACCAATAACCAGGGTCGGCGCCCAATAGTGTCGaagataattatgagcatactaggtgatgccagcgactgcgtggattttcatttttcaaaatcccgcgggaactctttgattttccaggataaaaagcagcctatatgttaattcagggtataatctatctccattccaaatttcatccaaatccgttcagctgtttttgtgtgattgagtaacaaacatccaaacatccacactttcacatccatactaatattataaatgtgaaagtgtgtctgtctgtctgtctgctagcttttcacggctcaaccgttcaaccgattttgacgaaatttggtacagagatagcttgcatcccggggaaggacattctatgctactttttatcccggaaaattgaagagtttccgcaggattcttaaaaacctaaatccacgcgtacgaagtcgcgggcatcggctagtttataatattaacattaggattaggataattaggtttaggatagtataattatgagcataaaagataattttttgaacaaaaatttgaatcctaatgaatttccaaactactcatttaaattctttaattatattttaaacccaatgtctactttaaatctaaattgcattatcaaatttagtttattaacataattatctataaaaaaataactatgcattacaggtgaaacttgctgcgcaagtcttcagcagagatgtggcccacagcttaagaatacagatgaacacttatcgtcaactacaactggaacatggttattgtctattcttaataaagtttttatattttgataaatttgattgatttttttttgaaaaactaaattccttaataaattattagtaggattaccgataaatgctgaaaatcggtaattaatagcgaaaccgttaaaatctgtaaaaaggacatcactaaaaagttacggttttcctgctgtcacgccatccctaatttacgacaatccgggcatataactgctatatattatataaagttagaaagagatggtcctgtggattctcatagtaaaaaccaataaaatgtgagacagacgatcactacaacaatgacaatttgttatataaattccttgcctcccacttccccttactactgaaacaaacatcgtctatggagttggtggtctgtatcctatatgttattggtccgtGATGGTTGGTAAAGTGCGATCCAGATAGGTTTTCTCCAAAATAATACAACTATTGTGGTTGTCGATAAAGAATTTATTCTATTATTGTCATATTGTGTAGGTTAATCTTGTTTTGTAGacgtataattatatttattcgaATGAAGTCAGCTGACGAACATAAACAAAGGGTATATGTCAACATTGAAGTCCTGAGACTCAAAGATAGTGCCTGTGATTTAGATTTAAGCATAATGGATATTGACGGTTCAGCCGGGGCTGGAGAGGTAAGCCAGACTCAAGGAGAAATTGACCAGAACCTCCTCCTACAGTTCAGCTGTATGAACACAACTGACAGAGAAGAGCTCATAGGTCAAATGCAAAGACTTTTGGGCCCCagtttaaattataatacagctagtttttttttggaCATGAGTAATTGgtaagtaagattttttttaatgttaatttcaatttgttatatattaattaaaaaacatttGGTTGCAGGAATTTGCAAGCAGCGATATGTTGTTATTTAGATTATAGTTTACCACCTAAGCTTCCATCTATGGCACTGAAAGCAGCTCAAACACAAGAATCTGCTGTAGGACCTGCTACTCAGTAAGAGTTATTACTAGTTTGTTATTTTGGATGATGTAATATGTATGCAATgcttaaacataaaaatacagatatataacatatattttatttataagaatACTATTCTAAATGAAACATAATTTGCAATGAAGTAATTTAGGCCAGATATAATTAACTTGacaaaattcaaatcatttaacTGTATTTGATTACAGTTTTGAACAAAATTGGAGTATTGCCAACACAGGAACAGAAGCATGGCCGGGGAGTTGTAGGTTAATACAAGCTGGTGGCGAGCCATTAGGAGCCACGCCAGTGTATGTGCCACCCTTGCCTCCAGGACATTCCACAACTGTTTCAATGAACTTATTAGCACCCAGTGTCGCTGGAGTGCATAGAGGCTACTTCCATTTAGTTACTGATAAAGGAGAGCAAATAGGAGGTGAGCattaaatctatatttatacagataattttttttttccaataaGTATATCTATATGCCATCAGCTTTCTAGCCATAATCAGATTatacagataaataaaaaagaaattggtCAAACCCCTGACTCTAAAAACTTTTAGATCTTGCTTATCGCAGCTGCTCATGCAAATTCAACTATGTGAAAAATTCTATTTTAGAAGAAActaattaaattcaatttattaaaaagaTTTGCATTGCCTTCAGGCACAGTTCACAACAGTTATGAAACATGTAATAACAAAACCTTGAGGGATCACCCACACTGGCAGGTGGCAAAACAAAGCTAGAAACAAGTAGGCTGTTGTGGTAgcataacatattttattattttttaaatctctgaTTTCACATCAGCCCAGTGCTCAAATACCATATATTTGGCAAAtgttgattcaggatcaaacagaGAGCTCACTCACTCTCGTGTTCACACTGCTTCAGAGTTCAGGTTAAAATCACATAACTAAGAAAGTTATCTGTTGAACAAACAC is a genomic window containing:
- the LOC117982792 gene encoding protein ILRUN; this encodes MKSADEHKQRVYVNIEVLRLKDSACDLDLSIMDIDGSAGAGEVSQTQGEIDQNLLLQFSCMNTTDREELIGQMQRLLGPSLNYNTASFFLDMSNWNLQAAICCYLDYSLPPKLPSMALKAAQTQESAVGPATHFEQNWSIANTGTEAWPGSCRLIQAGGEPLGATPVYVPPLPPGHSTTVSMNLLAPSVAGVHRGYFHLVTDKGEQIGDTLWVEITVESEVTVALTEQLAALPVPSSRLDESVSQVPSQDDQMC